Genomic DNA from Clavibacter michiganensis:
GCGGTCCCCGAGGGGGACCCGGACCATGCCCTCCTGGGCCACGCTCGCGAGCAGCACGCCGTCGCGCGAGTAGATCCGCCCGAGCGAGAGGCCGCGGCCGCCCTGCGCGCTGGTCGACTCCTGCACGTAGAGCATCCACTCGTCCGCGCGTCCGAAGCGGTGGAACCACATGGCGTGGTCGAGGCTCGCGGCCTTGATGCCGGGGGTCGCCCACGAGAGGCCGTGCCGGCGGTAGATGGACTCGAGGATCGAGTAGTCGCTCGCGTAGGCGAGGGAGGCCAGGTGCACGGCCGGGTCGTCGGGGAGGCGGCCGATGGCGCGGATCCACACGGCCTGGTGCGCGACGCGGTCGGGCGCGGCGCCGAAGTAGACGGGCTGCTCGACGTGGCGCATGTCGAAGGGGCGGTCGTTCGCCCAGTGCGCGGCGACAGGGTGGTCGATGCGCGACAGCACGTCGCGCGCGCTCGGCAGGGACTCCGGCTCGGGGATCCCCTCGGGCATCGGCGCCTGGTGCTCGAGGCCCTCGTCCGCGTCCTGGAACGACGCGATCATCGAGAGTATGGGACGGCCGTCCTGGTACGCCTGCGTGCGGCGGGTCGAGAACGAGCGGCCGTCGTGGATCCGGTCGACCGAGAAGGTGATGGGCTTGGTGACGTCGCCGGGCCGCAGGAAGTAGCCGTGCATGCTGTGCGGCCGGCGGTCGGCGTCCGTGGTGCGCATGGCCGCGACGAGGGACTGCGCGAGCACCTGGCCGCCGAAGACGCGGCCCATGGGCATCCACTGCGACGGACCGGTGGAGATGTCCTCGCTCGTGCGCGCGCCCGTGTCGGTGAGGTCGAGGGCGGTGAGGAGGCCGGCGAGCGGGCCGTCGTCCGGGATGTCGGATGCGTGGTCGGTCATGGGTCCTCCGCCTGGCGGGCCGGCCTCGGGTGGCCGGGCGCCCGGCGGATCGCACGGGCGCATCCAGTAGCTTAGACACGCCATGACGCCCTCCTTCGCCCTCCGGGACGCCCTCGCCCTCGGCGATCTGCAGACCTTCCTCGGGCGCTCCGCCCGCGTCGACGACGGTGCCGTGCGCCTCATCGGATCCGGCGGTGTCCTCGCCGTCTACACCTCGGTGCTGCAGCCCGCCGGCCTCCTCGACCGGTCGCCCACCGTGCTCGGCCTCCGCACGTTCGCGGCCGAGACGCAGGGGCCCGTCGACAGCGTGGTGCCGATCCGCGCGCTCCTCGACCGGCTCGCGCGCCTCGAGGGGCCGGCCACCGGATCCCCGGGCGAGCCCGTTGGCGTGCTCGTGCCGCCGGACACGGCTACCGCGCCCTGGGCGGGGATCTCGCCGCCGCGGGCCGGGTGGGAGCGCGTCGTCGACGTGCCCGCCGCCTCCCTCCGCGCAGCCGCGCGGGCCGGGATCGACGAGGTCGCCGCCGCCGTGCCGTCGGGCATCGGCGAGCAGATCGTGTCGCGCGTGCGCGGCGAGGTGTGGGGCCGCGCCGTGGAGGGCGCGCCCGACGTGGTGGCCGGCGGGGCCTTCGCGGCCTACAGCCTCGGGTTCCTCGGGCCGGATCCCGCGCCCGACGCGGCGCCGGATGACGCGGAGGCGCCCGTCGCGGTGTTCCGCACCGGACCCTGGACGCGACTCACCATGGCGCGCGGGC
This window encodes:
- a CDS encoding acyl-CoA thioesterase, giving the protein MTDHASDIPDDGPLAGLLTALDLTDTGARTSEDISTGPSQWMPMGRVFGGQVLAQSLVAAMRTTDADRRPHSMHGYFLRPGDVTKPITFSVDRIHDGRSFSTRRTQAYQDGRPILSMIASFQDADEGLEHQAPMPEGIPEPESLPSARDVLSRIDHPVAAHWANDRPFDMRHVEQPVYFGAAPDRVAHQAVWIRAIGRLPDDPAVHLASLAYASDYSILESIYRRHGLSWATPGIKAASLDHAMWFHRFGRADEWMLYVQESTSAQGGRGLSLGRIYSRDGVLLASVAQEGMVRVPLGDRA